The window TCTTCACTATGTGGGCCACTCTATCTGCCACTAATCTTTGCTGTGATTGGTCGTTTCCAGGTAATCCTCCATCCAAATGCAATAAGAAGACCATAAAGCAGCGGCTCCTCAAACTGCTCCCCTGCTGTCGCTCTGGCTCCAGCACTTCAAGCAATCAAAGCAAGtgtctggacacacacacacacacacacacacacacacagacacacacagacacacacacacacacacacacacacacacacacacacacacacacacacacacgcacacacacacacagacacacactcacgcacacacactcacgcacacacacacacacagacacacacagacacacactcactcacgcacacacacacgcacgcacgcacacacacacgcacgcacgcacgcacgcacacacacacacacacacttttgtcaCAACAGCACTAACCCTTTTACCCAGCCTTTacactcactttttcttttcctccctttaTTTTCTGCACTTTCTCCCACTTCTCCTCTGAACACGGCACTTGAAGGACACTGGTGTGTGActgttcccttttctctctccctccattgcAGGAAGTATCGCTGACGACGGCGAACTGTCCACAGTGTGCTACAGACCAGAGGGGCTCGACCGTCTCGTACAGCGGACCAACTTCAGCaagaaggagctgcaggtcCTGTACCGGGGCTTCAAAAACGTCAGTCCAAGCGTCCTGTGAATTATTGATTCTCTAGgataaccaaatatatatgCATGAGGAATCTTTTACATAATGTATATCTGTGCCGGTGGCACTTACTGTGTCTGATTTCCGCAGGAGTGTCCCAGCGGGGTGGTGAACGAGGAGACCTTCAAAAGCATCTACTCCCAGTTCTTCCCTCAGGGAGGTCAGTCACACTCACTTCCTCGCCTCCATCCGATGTAGACATTGGTTTGGACAACGACTTTCCAGTGTCAaatattgtgtattatgtatatAGTGTCCCAGTGGAGGCTGGCCTCACAACATCAGTCCGCTGGCCACAAGGAAAACGCTGAGATATTTGCGTGGTCACAGAGGCTTCTCTTCCTTTCAGACTCCAGCATGTACGCACATTTCCTGTTTGATGCCTTCGACACGCACAACAATGGATCGGTCACCTTTGAGGTGAGATCTTTTCCGGATGTTGACCAGAAGCCGTATGAAAACCTAATGTGTATAATCAACAGTGTTCTTTCTCACTCACTCCTGCTGACGTTAATAGCACTTCcctgctctcagtcaggcccaaaTGTTCTTTTCCCTGCCGCAGGACTTTGTTAGAAGTCTGTCCATCATCTTGAGAGGCTCCACCACCGACAAGCTCAACTGGGCCTTTAATATGTATGATCTCAACAAGGACGGCTGCATCAGCAGAGAGGTGCCGCCGCCCACATTCCCCGTTTGCGTTAACGCTCGTGTGTTGTTGCtccttgtggttttttttttcttaattcctctcttccctcctttttGACCAGGAGATGACAGACATCATGCACTCCATCTACGACATGATGGGGAAGTTTACCTACCCCAACATGGAGGACAGCGCTCCCAATGATCACGTCGACAATTTCTTCCAGG is drawn from Scophthalmus maximus strain ysfricsl-2021 chromosome 8, ASM2237912v1, whole genome shotgun sequence and contains these coding sequences:
- the LOC118312211 gene encoding Kv channel-interacting protein 2-like gives rise to the protein MKSRSHEQSLSDSRELDRSYDPLTGNPPSKCNKKTIKQRLLKLLPCCRSGSSTSSNQRSIADDGELSTVCYRPEGLDRLVQRTNFSKKELQVLYRGFKNECPSGVVNEETFKSIYSQFFPQGDSSMYAHFLFDAFDTHNNGSVTFEDFVRSLSIILRGSTTDKLNWAFNMYDLNKDGCISREEMTDIMHSIYDMMGKFTYPNMEDSAPNDHVDNFFQKMDKNNDGVVTVEEFLDTCQKDENIMQSMHMFDNVI